Genomic window (Chryseobacterium bernardetii):
TAATTTTATTAAAAATAGTTATTCAAAGAAGATCTAAAAGTTTAGCCTGTTTTTGGAACCAGGTTCTCATTCATATTTAAAAACCGTTCTCCTAATCTTCTCTAAAACCAACACTTTTTGTAAGATGTAATATTTTATTTTCAAAATTACAGATCTCTATACTTTCCTGTAAAAACAGGGCCATCATAAGATCTTTACCAGATAAATTGTTTATCATTCAAATATAAGAGGAATTGGGATAAAAAGCAAAATACTGAGTAAGTCTGATTACCGAATTCCGTTTTTCAAAATTATCTTATTAAATTTCCCGATTACATCAACTTTCTTGCTTTTTCCAGATCTTCCGGTGTATCAATTCCTACCCCGACAAAATTGGTTTCTATCATTTTGATTTTCATTCCGTATTCAAGATAACGGATACATTCTATCTTCTCAGATATTTCCAGAGGTTTCATCTCCAGCTTTGAAAACTGTAATAATGCTTCTTTTCTGAACGCATACACTCCAATATGTTTAAAGTATTTCACATCATAAGATATTTCTCTGTGAAAAGGAATTACGGAGCGACTGAAATATAAGGCAAAGCCGTTATTATCCGTAATCACTTTTACATTATTCGGGTTTTCTATTTCTTCTTTTTCAGATAGTTTTATTTTTAGGGAAGCCAGGGAAATTTCCTGCTGTTCGTCCTGCTTAAAAACTTCGATCAGCTGTTTCAAAGGTTCAAGCTTAAGGAATGGCTCATCACCCTGAACATTAATAACGATATCACAGTCTATATTTTGTACTGCTTCGGCAATACGGTCGCTTCCTGTCTCATGTTGTCCCGTCATTACAGCTTTTCCGCCATTCTTAGTAATCTCCTCCAGGATGATCTCGGAATCTGTTGCAACAAATACTTCATCAAACAGCCCGGTTTCCACTACGTTCTGATAGGTGGTGGTAATAACGGTTCTTTCTCCCAGTATCTGCATCAGTTTTCCCGGAAAACGGCTTGCTTCATAGCGCGCAGGGATGACAGCGATTATTTTCATTCAGTACAATATTAATTAAGTTTCAAGCTATATCATGAATGATCTTGCTTATTCAGACCAAAAATAGTGAAAACTATTTTAGTTTGCTCTATAAATTGTGGTATTATGTCCAATTTTTCCTTTAAATATTATGATTTTTATCCTTTCAGAAAAACAAAATTCCCACATTTTCAATGAAAATGTGAGAATCGGGTATAGATTTTTAAATGAGTCAATACGTTAAAAAGATAGCTTCACTCCCACCATGTTATACTCCCATTGGCGGGATGCCATAAGGTCAAATTTATATTTTGTTTTTCCAATGGTACCTTCAGAAGAAGTATATCTGCTTTTTGATATAGTTTTTCCAATGAAATACCCCATTAATAAAGCTAAAGGATAATCTGAAGCCCAGTGAACTTTGCTTTGCATCATCTGAAAACACAAAGCTCCGGCTAATGTATATCCTACAGGTTTTATCCATCTTGCATCCGGATAATTATCTGCAATGACAGTAATCCCAGCCATAAAAGTTGTTAAGTGCCCGGATGGCATGGCATCATAGTTTGAGGTGTATTTGCTGAATGCTGAAAAACTCGGAAACGGGTTCCATGCACCGCCTTTATGACCATTTTCTTCTGCTATAAACGGACTTTCTCTTCCGGTAATCCTTTTAATAGTTTGGGTAAAAACTCCGGAAAGAATTAAACTTTCCATTAGTCCACTGGCTGTTGCCTGTGCTCTGTAATCATTTTTAATTAAACCATAGGTTCCGAAACCAATTCCTAATAACACCAATGTAGAACCATTTCCAATAAGATACAGTGTAGATCCGATATCTTTTGGAATTTTGAAAACACCCCCAAGCTTGGTATAATTGTTATCTTTATCCATTCCCCATCTTTCTCCCAACTCTCTTGAGTTATCAATTAATTTCTGATCAAATGGCAATAGAATGAGTGTTGAGGCAACAGCACCTCCTAAATAGTAGGCATGATCTTTTGCTACAAAGTCTTTATTGGTATCAATAAAATTTCGGGGAAGCTTGGTTACAAAATCCAGCAGTTTAGGTTTCGGATATGTTCGTACAGAACCATCTTTTAGAGTATAAGTCTGCACTTTAGTCAGATCTGAAACCGGTGGTAATTCTTTCACCTGCAATGTATCTGCTTCCTGCGAGTATACCAATATAGACATTGGCAACAGCAAAAATCTCAATTTTTTCATCGTTGTTGTTTTCAACCCTGTTTATTCTTAGCTTATAAAAGTCCCAAAGGTAATTCCTTGTTGACGTTAGTACAAAGTGTTTACTTAATTTTTAATATTTATTTAATTTTTTTACAAAATAGTATTCAAGCTTTAGTTTATATAATTGATAAGAAAAATGATTCCATAAATCCAGAAAATGTACAGAAATGAGTACAGAAAACCCAATCCAAAGCTTTTCAATATATCTCCTTTACATCTGCCTGAATTTTTAAAGACATAGCGTAATGCCCGAAAGAAGATCCAATATAACATAGCAGTCAGAAATAGTATGGCAGACCAAAAGAAAAGTCCAAAAAAATAAGAAAGGAATATCAGCAGAATAGAAAATAAAAACCATGCAATAGCAGAAAGTATAGCACTACCTATCCCATCTCCTATAATAGGCAGATCAAAATCAAAACTATCAATTTCAGGTATTTTATCGGTGTATTTTTTTAATCTTTCTTTATTTAAGATGCTTCCGATGTTATCTTTTAGTTTCAATCCATGATACAGGCCTAAGCTTATAAACAAGAAGATTACTCCGGCTAAAATAGATGTTGATAAGATTGAGTTTTGAAATAAAGACCGGTGAGCATCTTTTCCGGAAAGCCAAACACTTAAAATAACCACAATGATCACAAACAAGGCAGAATAACTCAGTAATTTTGTTTCAAGAAAGTATTTTTTGGTAAGTTTCATGGTTTATAGAATATTAAAAACGCTTCGATCCTGCTCAGCGTGACATTTTTATAATGTACCAATATAACAATACCAGTGTAACAATATTTACCAATAGAAAAATTGGCAAAATGTTACACTGGCACATTTATAAATTAATTAAGATTAATTATTTAAGATTATTCAAAGCCGTTTCCAGTTTCGGAAGCATTACTTTGATCTCATCTACGGCTAACCCTCCAACGGAAGCACGGAACCACGGTTCAGATTTATCTTCCCCGAATGCTGAGAATGGCACTAAAGCAACACCAGCTTCATTGATTAAATAGAATACAAGGTCTGAAGAGTTTTCAATAACCGTTCCATCCGGTTTTGTTTTTCCAATATAGTTTAATTTGATGGTAAGATAAAGAGCTCCCATTGGCTCAATGCTGTCTACTGCCAAACCTTTTCCTTTCAGCTCCTGAACGCCACTGTGAAGAACTTTTAGGCTTTCCTCCAGCTTAGCTTTGAAATCTTCTACGAATACATTTACATTATCAGGGTTTTCAAAGAATTT
Coding sequences:
- the kdsB gene encoding 3-deoxy-manno-octulosonate cytidylyltransferase, whose product is MKIIAVIPARYEASRFPGKLMQILGERTVITTTYQNVVETGLFDEVFVATDSEIILEEITKNGGKAVMTGQHETGSDRIAEAVQNIDCDIVINVQGDEPFLKLEPLKQLIEVFKQDEQQEISLASLKIKLSEKEEIENPNNVKVITDNNGFALYFSRSVIPFHREISYDVKYFKHIGVYAFRKEALLQFSKLEMKPLEISEKIECIRYLEYGMKIKMIETNFVGVGIDTPEDLEKARKLM
- a CDS encoding phosphatase PAP2 family protein — encoded protein: MKKLRFLLLPMSILVYSQEADTLQVKELPPVSDLTKVQTYTLKDGSVRTYPKPKLLDFVTKLPRNFIDTNKDFVAKDHAYYLGGAVASTLILLPFDQKLIDNSRELGERWGMDKDNNYTKLGGVFKIPKDIGSTLYLIGNGSTLVLLGIGFGTYGLIKNDYRAQATASGLMESLILSGVFTQTIKRITGRESPFIAEENGHKGGAWNPFPSFSAFSKYTSNYDAMPSGHLTTFMAGITVIADNYPDARWIKPVGYTLAGALCFQMMQSKVHWASDYPLALLMGYFIGKTISKSRYTSSEGTIGKTKYKFDLMASRQWEYNMVGVKLSF